TGGCGGAGTGGGCGCGCGCGGAAGAGACGGCCTCGCGCGCCGCCGGCATGGCGGCCGCGCGAAACGAGAGCCACACGCGCATGCTGGCCGAGGGGCAGCTCGACTCCGCGCGCCGCCGCCTCGCGGTGCGCACACCCGCGGCGGAGGAGCCGGCCGAGATCGCGCGGGACGCGGAGCGGCTGGCCGGCGAGTTCGGCCGTTTCCTGCGGCGGCGTTCGGAGCTGCAGTCCGCTCCGGCGTAGGCGCGGCGCGGCTCAGCCGCCGCTCCCCATCGTGCCGTTCCCGAGCTCCTGGGCTTTCGCGGGCGGCGCGACGCTGTCGACGTCGGGCCCGGTGATGCTGTCGGAGCCGCAGGCGGTCAGCAGACAGATGAGGCAGGCGAGTGGAAGGATGCGCACGATCTTCATCGTTCGGCTCCGGTGTGGGAATGGGGTGTGAGCGGGAAGCTGCGGAAAGGTGCGCCCGTAAGTGGTGGCAGGTCAAGACGCGTCGTAAAACCTACGCTATCGGGACAGCAGATGCAGACGGTGATCCGACCGGTGTTCCTGCTCCACGAGGACCCGGATCTGAAGTCGCGGTTGTGCGGCGTCCTGAGCGACGCCGAGGAGCTGGTGCGGGTGCCGGACTGGGACTCGCTGCGCGCCTCGCTGCGCCGCGCGCCGGCCACGGCCATCAGCGTGGTGGACCCCCGGCACGAGCCGCCCGGCGAGCTGCGCGTGCTGCTGGAGGAGTTCCCCTCGGCCACGGTGCTCGCGGTGGTGAGCCCCGCCCTGGGCCGCGGCGACACGCTGCGCGAGCTCTTTGCCTGGGGGGTGGCGGACGTGATCGTGCGCGGCCGCGAGGATACCGTTCCCGCGCTGGCCCGCCGCGTGGACGGGGTGCGGGCGCGCACGGTGCACCGCCTGCTGGAGCGTGCCCTTCCCCGCACGGTCCCCAGCCGCTCGCGCGCGCTGCTGGCCGCGGCGGCGGAGACGGTGGCCGCGGGGGGGCTCGCGGCGGAGCTGGCGGCGGCGCTGGGGGTGAACGAGCGCACCGTCCTCCGCTGGTGCGAGCGCGCCGACCTCCCGCCCCCGCGCCGGCTCCTCGCCTGGCTGCGCCTCCTGCTGGCCGCCGAGATGCTGGACGACCCCGGGCGCACCGTGGGCGCCATCGCCGGGGTGAGCGGGTACGCCAGCGCGGTGAGCCTCAAGGCGGC
The Longimicrobium sp. genome window above contains:
- a CDS encoding helix-turn-helix domain-containing protein gives rise to the protein MIRPVFLLHEDPDLKSRLCGVLSDAEELVRVPDWDSLRASLRRAPATAISVVDPRHEPPGELRVLLEEFPSATVLAVVSPALGRGDTLRELFAWGVADVIVRGREDTVPALARRVDGVRARTVHRLLERALPRTVPSRSRALLAAAAETVAAGGLAAELAAALGVNERTVLRWCERADLPPPRRLLAWLRLLLAAEMLDDPGRTVGAIAGVSGYASAVSLKAAFRQFVGMTPRDARERGAFDTVAAGFAGELFRLREAAREQGRPEKTWLN